Below is a window of Anaeromicrobium sediminis DNA.
GAAGACAATGATTCACCAGATAATGGTGAAGATAATGAATCACCAGATAATGGTGAAGACAATGATTCGCCAGATAATGATGAAGGCAACGATTCATCAGATAATGATGGAGGCAACGATTCATCAGGAAATGATGGGGGCAACAATTCATCAGGAAATGATGGGGGCAACGATTCATCAGAAAATGATGAAAAGGCTAAATAATAATTTATAAAATGAATAGAATTATTTAAAAGTCTGCCATTAGTGCAGGCTTTTTTCTTGTTTTATAATGAAGCATAATGTAAAGAAATGAAATTTAATATGCATGAAGTTGCACTTAATAGTAATTAATATTTTATTATTAAACTAAATTTTCACTTATAAGAGTAAAATATGAATACATTATACACAAAAAATGATAAAATATAGAGTAGAACATGTAAGGAGTGAATGAACTTGGCTGAATTAAAAGTAGAAGGAAGGGCTAAAATAAATTTATCATTAGATGTATTAAGAAGACGAGAAGATGGTTATCATGAAGTTAAGATGATTATGCAGCAGGTGGATCTTTATGATGAAATAACATTAAAGACTATAGACTCGGGAATAGTATTAGATACAAATTGTGAATTTATTCCCACTGACGATAAAAATATAGCTTATAAAGCTGCGAAGATGATTATTGATAAATATAATATAGATAAAGGTATAAAAATATATATAGATAAAAATATACCTGTAGGAGCAGGCTTAGCAGGAGGAAGTACGGATGCGGCTGCTGTTTTAACTGGACTAAATAGATTGTGGGATTTAAATATTCCTAAAGAAGAACTTATGAAAATGGGAAAAGAAATTGGAGCAGATGTCCCCTTTTGTATAATGGGAGGAGCTGCCCTTGCAGAAGGCATAGGAGAAAAATTAACTCCTATAGAAGGATTAGATTCTTGGATCATATTGTGTAAACCAAGTTTAAGTGTATCTACCCAATCTGTATATAGAAATTTAAAGGTGGATGAAATTCAAATTCACCCAAATACTGATGAAATATTATCAGCATTAAAGGAAAATCAGGTGAGAACTGTTGCATCTAATTTATGTAATGTACTTGAGAATGTAACAATAGAAATGCACCCTGTAGTAAAGGATATAAAGAAAAAGATGTTAGAGTATGGAACTTTAGGTACGCTAATGAGTGGAAGTGGACCTACTGTATTTGGAATTTTTAGAGATTATAATAAAGCTAAGTCAGCCTATGATAATTTGAAGAAAATATATAAGCAAGTATATCTTATAAAAACTTACAATACTAGGGAGGAAGAATATGGACTTTAATGGGTTT
It encodes the following:
- the ispE gene encoding 4-(cytidine 5'-diphospho)-2-C-methyl-D-erythritol kinase, yielding MNLAELKVEGRAKINLSLDVLRRREDGYHEVKMIMQQVDLYDEITLKTIDSGIVLDTNCEFIPTDDKNIAYKAAKMIIDKYNIDKGIKIYIDKNIPVGAGLAGGSTDAAAVLTGLNRLWDLNIPKEELMKMGKEIGADVPFCIMGGAALAEGIGEKLTPIEGLDSWIILCKPSLSVSTQSVYRNLKVDEIQIHPNTDEILSALKENQVRTVASNLCNVLENVTIEMHPVVKDIKKKMLEYGTLGTLMSGSGPTVFGIFRDYNKAKSAYDNLKKIYKQVYLIKTYNTREEEYGL